The Megalobrama amblycephala isolate DHTTF-2021 linkage group LG16, ASM1881202v1, whole genome shotgun sequence genome includes the window AAGCACTCAACGGCAAAACGTACCGCTACTCGAAAAGAGACTTGTTCGCCCGAACAGGAACTTGAACCCTGGACCCTCAGATTAAAAGTCTGATGCTCTACCGACTGAGCTATCCGGGCTCTCGGTCGCGACGCGTGCATGCTGCGTGGGAACGCACAGCAAATTGAATAGCATTGGCTGGAGAAAACAGATTCTCCCACGCATCGCGTTTCTTTCTTCCACGTTTCAGAACGCCCGTCAAAACGCCTCATATGTCAAAATATATTTGCGAATGAGTGAGAATGCAGCATATTAAAcccataataataatcaaacgACAATAACGCtagaaaaaagaacaaaaactcACTGCTTCTTTTCTGGAAAGCACCTATATACAAAGGGGCCTTGTCATCTTTAGCTTGCAGAGAAAACTGATTCCTACCAACATTACTCTTTTCAAGAGTGATATTGCATCAGTTGCAGAGTGCTGCGTGGGAACGCACAGCAAATTGAATAGCATTGGCGGGAGAAAAACCACTATATGATCATGGCGAGCTACCGGCCTGCCCTCAGAGGAGCCTCCCCGATATGTCCctgaatttttttaatcaattgacagcactagaaaatatacaaatttaaTTGTCTTCATATCTTTGTGTGAACAAAAGACATGTGACATGCAAAATAACAAGAAGTTATACCTGAATCGCAACAAAAtgaaatcacattcacacacGGACATACACAGACGGCACACAAGGGGAACTACACACAAacccaaaacacaaaaaaaatgttggatGTCTCCCTCAACTGACCCATCTGTTTCTGGTCTCGGAGTCTCTACTAACAAACTGATGGGTTGAATCAAGTGTTTTGTTTAGAAAGAGTTCGAAGAGttttggtgtgcctccaggaacagggttgggaaacactgcattAAAAGACTGTGCAAGATTTCtgaaaattaattgtattaaacagaggtgtaaagtccaggggtcagaaagtaaaagtcctgccatgtGTTTATTCCACCCATGAACTCAGCCAGCTGATTTCACTGATTACTTCTACCTCCTGGCAAATCCATGTGATTAAAACAAAATACTGAagaggacttttactttctgaacctggactttacacctctggtaTTAAATGGACATCTTCAGTGTTTCTAGAAGAGAAGAGTTGGAAAATAATGTATTACCTTATTCTGAATTCTGAATACATTACATACAGGAATATTGGAATACTCCAGTAGTTGGAGATCAGAAATGATGTGCATGTGTCTCTCTCATTTATTTTCTAACAGAAACGAAAGCAGAGTTGGAGGAGTTGATGACAGATATCAAGAACTTGGCCAATAAAGTGCGCTCCAAGTTAAAGAGTGAGTCCTTCATCCTCAACAACACAGATATTTAAGCTGCAACTATATTCAGAAGCATCAGAGAAACCATTACTGTACCACATGACTTCAGTGCAGTCTCTCTTCACCTGTCAGTCACACACAACACTTGCTCTGTTCCTAAACCTCTCAAGCTGACTTACTCAAGAGACAAGTCTTTAGTTGAAACTTAAACTGTCTGAGCCCAtgtccgttacactcacccccatgAACCTTattcccatccgggtcacggcaccaatataacccctcctgttcgaagTCCCGCTTAAAGCCGTGACCCGGATCCGCCACTAATAGGAGCTTACTTAAAGTAATTTTGTAATGCGTATGAAATGTAGTAGACAGCAAATGTAGTGACAATAAACTGATATGATCATATTTCTTGGTTCTACTGAGCACTCAAGCTTCAGCTGGTTCAATATGCAGCAGCTAATTTAATATCCCTGCAGGACATTCTTCAAGTagtgcattacagtaatctagtcttgagtcATGAGCACATGAATGAGCTTTTTGCCATTAGAAATCACCATATCATTAGCATTCACTCTTATTCACTATCGTTCCATAAAGCGATGAAGCGATTGTGGTGCCATTTGATGCATTGGTTCTTGTTTATTTAGAGttagtaaataaataaccaCAGAAATGACTCTTTTTTAAAGATATCCAGCGGACCATAGAGCAGGAGGAGGCATTAAAGAGTGAACACCCGTCAGCTGATCTGAGGATACGGAAAACACAGGTGAGAGTCTCCATGCCAACACGTCAGTCTGCTACTCACTGATGACTGGCAGATACGTGTTGTTTTGAGTACATTATTACAAGAGGTCTCTGTTTTTCAGCACTCCACCTTGTCACGTAAATTTGTGGAGGTGATGTCTGAATATAATGCAACACAATCAGATTACAGGGAACGCTGTAAAAGACGGATACAGAGACAGCTGGAGATTAGtgagtaaacacacacacacacacacacacctggttTGTTTTCTCTGAGAATGCAAGGGAGgaagtgcctcctcaaaaacaTTTCCAAATTTTTATTCAAGCATGATAGAGAGctgagatggttacaactacacagcccagcctgaagatagctttcatattgggagatatttgcatgcatcagggagccacTTTTGAATTGGGacattgaaatcacgtttgaatgcaCGCTCGCATTTTACTTTTGCATTCACTATCACATGTTCTCTGTGAATAGGGAGCGGTGGTGCTGAGTTCATTTTCTACAAGTCGGTCTCGTCACTTACTCTCATCACTTGAACTCAGTTCGTGTTGGATGAGCTGGATGGGACTGAAGCGACTGTtttccaactgaattaaatgtttttttatttttataaaaagcGGTGGTATATTCTATCCTAATGTCACCCTCACGGTCCatcatggcaatatcacgagaCAGCCTTtcacctcgacgagaaatcttgTCACATATTAATCTTGCGAGATCTCATGGCACAAGATCTCATCTCACCCCTAATAGATATAACCGACTTACATCTGTTCCACGACAGTTTTCCACAGCTGACCCCCATCTGTCTGCTGGGCCTTTCTGTGTCATCGGCTTCAATCTGGAACCATAATCATCCTGCCAGCTTGGGTGAAAAACCACTTGTGTTTGCAGTCCAGGACAATGTAGTAAGACTGGCCAGCTGCGTTGCCCGACACTCGACACACACTCTGTATTTAGTGTATTCAGCGTGTAATCAAATCTGAGATCTGTGATCCCGTCACACTGTTCATTATTAACTCGGTGAGCTACTAATTACAGATTGTCAGGGATGAACAATGGTGTATGTCACCTCTCTGTTTCAGGCTAGTGATTCTCTATTCTCATTTCAAAAGTGCAGCAGTTTCAGCAGGAGATCTTTTTTTGTGTAATTAGCCATAATTACAGACTTAGACACACATTTACTCCATTCGTTCTTGTGATTTTTGTGTCATTTGACCTTTGCGTGGAAACACTGATCATGACCTCACAGTACGGTTAGCTTGATGTTCCCATAGGAGTGATTTTCAAACAAGGCACCAAATTATGTTGTGAGTTTTGGTCACACGTCACTTGAATGTGAGAGTGTCAGATGATCCCTTCTTACTTCTTATCTCAGGGCACCAGCTAAGGAATTTCACCAATTATCAATGCAATGAAGACAATTAGTAAATGAATACCATAAATGGATAAAGGAATACAATGCATAAGATGCAAGTGATTGATGTTGCTATGGCAGAATTACATTATCGTATGGATGGTAATTTATATGACCCCAGGGGATGCTTACATATCTTAGAGTGTATaacaatacacattttttttttaaaaattgacatgaaatgaaaatgtaccctaatttctaaatgcatgctatcatattgtgaacaattcattTATGCATGcgcttgatttttagtttttagagtTTAATCTGGTAATGTTCAGTCAGATTGATCAGCCAAATAGACTGCATACTTGCTCAGGTGGTTGCTGGGGGTAGTTTTATCCATCTCTAGCAGCTTGCAATGTGATATAATTTGTTAAAGTCATGCATTTTAATGTCATTCTTCTTGTTACTGCTTTTTCGGGGGATTTATATGTATgtctatttatgcagcagcatatcttacatgctcacagctgCGTGCACCCACCTATAAGCACATATTACCAACaagctctttaaataacaactaaaataaataaataaatattgcgccattgactttaaagcaagtttcagttggtcaatggtgcagtcgttttcagttgcctcaaaatagcaacacgccaacaatgcatctgaacacaccttgttttcagatcagcacgcccatgggtgaACAGAAGGCTGTGAGTGCATTTGCTACTTAAACAACGTGGGCGCTGGACATGAAAATGGTAACTGTGTTGGGCTTAAACTagaaaaaaacacttgcgtcgcgcCTGGCATCACATTGTgctgggtgtatgatagggcccacaATCTACCAAGactaaatacattaacatttccATATTCAttaacatgctaaaactattTTGAGAGGTGTCATGATTGAACTACATTTACTCATCAACCCCTGTGTTATACTGTAGTCCTGAGAGAAGCGACACCCAGTAAAGGACAAAGAAGACCTCAATCATGGTTGTTTGTGTTGTCTACGATCTCTATCTAAAGGAGTTAATAAATCTCTCAATGCAAAAATCGAATATACGTTGTATGTGTCATTGTATTACTTTACATCATtgtataattttacaaaaatgtaaaccTATGCTGCTTTATGTGCTATAGCACAAGCAAGCTAttaatatcatgttttttttctgtgtagcGGGAAGAAATACAACAAATGAAGAGTTGGAGAGTGTGTTAGAAAGTGACAACCCCATCTTCTCTTCAGGGGTGAGTGGATACAGCATTGTTAAAAGTAATATATTAGCACAGtaaatatgtgactttttaaactttaaagaaACAGAAAGAGAAATATGTAATAAAACTCTTTATAAAGTTAAAGTTTCTCAgtctaaagcagtggttcccaaccctgGTCCTGGTGTATCCTCAACATGTTGATGTCTTTCTTATCTTATGGTGCATTCCATTTGTAATTggccactgtgtggcatcccctcttctttttataacagtctgcaaacgtctggggactgaggagacaagttgctgaagtttaggaataggaatgttgtcccattcttgtctaatacaggcttctagttgctcaactgtcttaggtcttctttgtcgcatcttcctctttataatgctccaaatgttttctatgggtgaaagatctggactgcaggctggccatttcagtacccggatccttcttctacgcagccatgatgttgtaattgatgcagtatgtggtctggcattgtcatgttggaaaatgcaaggtcttccctgaaagagacgacgtctggatgggagcatatgttgttctagaacttggatatacctttcagcattgatggtgcctttccagatgtgtaagctgcccatgccacatgcactcatgcaaccccataccatcagagatgcaggcttctgaactgagcgctgataacaacttgggttgtccttgtcctctttagtccggatgacatggcgtcacagttttccaaaaagaacttcaaattttgaccacagaacagttttccagaGAAACACATAAAgagagaaactcctttctgatattgctccactatttttcgccgcagcattgggggaattggtgatcctctgcccatcttgacttctgagagacactgccactctgagaggctctttttatacccaatcatgttgccaattgacctaataagttgcaaattggtcctccagctgttccttatatgtacatttaacttttccggcctcttattgctacctgtcccaacttttttggaatgtgtagctctcatgaaatccaaaatgagccaatatttggcatgacatttcaaaatgtctcactttcaacatttgaaatgttatttatattctattgtgaataaaatataagtttatgagatttgtaaattattgcattccgtttttattcacaatttgtacagtttcCCAACTTTTTTAGAATTGGGTTTGCATCTATGGTAGTGGTCATGACTTCTGGCTAGAGATAGTCTTGCTTTAAATGTGTACAGATCTATTGGGACTAACTTAAGTACTTTTACAGAAGAGCAAGCATTAACGCCCATCTAAATAGTATAAGTTAATCACCTCTGACGAATGACCAAGACTAATGAGTTTGTGACCATGAGATCTGTTTACAAGATTCTGAGCAACATTGGAATATGAAGTATAATCTACAAGTACAGTCTAAAGTAAATAGTTAAATGGGATAATCAAATGTCTAggtaaataattattaaaatgaccaaTAATCGATTGGCATTCTAGCCTAAATTCTAGGTCATGATAACTTTGCGCCCTGAAAAGACCCTCAGGAAACCTTCACCCACACCAGTCATTTAATTAATTGAGTTTACAGGACACTAACACATTTGATGGGTCTTTAGAGCTgcaaaaattaatgttttgtgAGATATGAGTTTTCAATCACCTTCACATACTgaactttttgttgttgttatttttgtgcTCAGTAAACCAGCCAGTGATTGAAGCATGTGGAAAACTATGTTGGAAAACTTGCAACTTTCTAATATCTTTCATTTTCACTACAGATCATCATGGACTGCAACATCACTGAACAGGCCATGAATGAGATTGAGACGCGACACAGTGAAATCATCAAATTGGAGAACAACATCCGTGAGCTGCATGATATGTTCACGGATATGGCCATGCTGGTAGAAAGCCAGGTGAGAGTAGAGCTGCTCACACTGATAAAAATGAATCATTGAGGCTGTAACATAAAGAAGTGTAAGTGTAATATAaagaaatcctttttttttctttgttactTTACTTGGAAGATTTGAGTAGCTCACTTAATTTGGATTTGTAGCAAAagcatattttgtaatattatatattgcaCTTCTTATCCTGGGTAATCTAGACAAGGCTTTGTAGACATGCATTTCCAACgtactttctaatttacatttacttaaaatatgtaTTGCTGGATTTGGCTGATGCAATGAACCCTTTTCACACGGTGACGAAATCTCCATATTGCAATGTAAATCTAGCAACTTTTCTCATATTTccaatgttttaattatttaggGTAATTTTATAACACTGTTGTTTACGGTTGCATGGCAACAGCTTGAGGCTGTATACACTGGACACATCAAAGCGAACTTTCCAAATCTATTAGTTCTGTTGATGGAAGATTTGCGACGGTGTGTCTTACCTCAGGTACACTACAGGGCATCTGTTTACTATCTCGTGCCGGGCCGCATCAAGTGTAGACAGAATCACTGATTGTaatggtttcttttttttaatgcttcgTGATGCACCGCTCGCATCTGGTACAGATACAGTTTACCACTATTATATGTGTGATGTTACCTtgctttttgtttatatataaaaaaagtcaaCCATGCTGTGATTTCAAATACAGCTGCTGAAGGAGTGATGGTTTGGCTTCTGACTGCTCGGAACCCAAACTATCATCTGTcgttatttatttcatttattgcaTCCAGTGGTTGTAGACCTGCTTTTGTAGACTGGATTCTCATTAGCTCACTAGACGCTTGGAATTTCccgaaaatgacattttttagtGCCCAAGTTACCATCTCAGCAAATGTCTGCAACGCTGATTGCTGATAATGTTGGCAGATACGTTCTTTAGCAGTCTTGTCTTGTTACATCATCTGTACCATGATCAAAATCGACTGTTGAATCCAGTGTTTATAGTGAACATTCTTTAAGCTCACCTTCAGAAAAACAAGCATCAAGATGGTAATAGACTTTATAATCAAACAGAATAATATCCACTGTATTTACCTCACAGTCACTTGTTTCCAACTAGTGTTGCTTTCGTCAACGAAAACTAAGACTAAAATAGTCATGggtaattctgactaaaataagactaaaatgcTCAGACTTTTAGTCTACTGAAACTTGACTAGACTAAAAAGAGTATGAAcgtgactaaaactaataaaaactaaaatgaccacttgacacaaagactagactaaaactaaaattaaaacaggccgCCAAAACAACAACACTATTTCCAACAGCTCATTCACTCGGTTGCTCCAATAAACATGCTGTCCGAGATACTGAGATGAAAGTTTTTCCATCTTAGCTCTGGCAAAGCAATGGGCATCTATGATGCTAAGATTGCTTCGCTGCAAGGACACACAAGGTTACTGAGCTAGTTCTTCCAACTTCAACTAACTCTGTACTTCAGATTGGTCAGTTTTTTGAGAGAGTATTTTGCAATCTTTGTCTGCTTCTTTTGTGCAGTACACAGCATCctcagagttaaatcaactctgctcagagtacatatggtccctctctaaatggtgttaaagtaacactgaagcagagttaaagttaatgagataattaagcaattaataaggctgtgactgaagtcacttgtagttcttgttttttcttatttcttctGTGACTCTGCTTGTTAatagcaggtgttcatcactaatgcgcAATTATCACTTAagtaattgcttaattatatcattaaatttaactctgcttcagtgttactttaacaccatttagagagggaccgtatgtactctgagcagagttgatttaactctggggattttgctgtgtactctGATAATAGACTATAAGTCTGCAAAAAACGCATTTACAGCTTGGTACCGTGACAGCCAGTGAACCTCATTCAAAGGTTTGAAAGACAGTGAATACTGTACTGTAATAGTCATTACtgcattaattttattacaaaagTTTCATTAAATTGTTATACACTGGAAgtgacagtttggactctttctacagcatgatgagaaTAAAaggtctgtaaaaaaaaatctcattctgTCAACTTTTACAACATTGAAATGAATTGATCAAGCTCAATCATTTAACCTGGCTACCAAagttaactttaataaagttaacTTTTTTATTGTTCCAAATTTTTAGCCCCTACTGAGTGTCAAAATCAGCAACCCTTTTATCTTTCAGTCGTGTTATCCATTTTTGCCTAGTTTAATAAACTGTTAATTTTctaaattttataaatgtttattgtttgaaATAAATCATGGATACTGATTACAGGGCAGGTGCAAAATTCTGTTAGCATGGTTGCAAAAATGCAGAAtctattataaaataaaagataaCATTTACTTTGAAGTTTAATACTTAACACTTCCTTTCAATGGCCCTTTTGATGTTTATGCATATTTTTGGTTGGCAGTCATTGGAGGAATATTTGGTTTGtagaaaaatgtaattacagcATCTGCCAGCAGGGTCTAATGGGGCAAAACCTTGACACCTTGGTTTTTAAACCCTATTTTGTGCACTTTTGTGCTAAATATACTTAACAGTGTGCCATTGCTCTCCAATATATTCTCAATGataaatgaatcagtggttTAGTGAGCTATATTTCCCTGTCTTCTTTTAGGGAGAGTTAATAAACAATATAGAGAAGAATGTCTGCAATGCTCAGGAATATGTGGAAAAGGCCAAAGAGGAAACCAAAGCAGCTGTCAAAGTCCAGAAGACTAGCAGGACGGTGAGATATAGCAACCAATGCATTAAACTCCTCTGAAAtcactttctctttctctttcctcCTCCTCTGGTGCCGTCCATCTTCTGTTCTGGTCAGGGAGAGATGGTAGACCGTATAGAGTATAATGTCGAGCGTACAGTGGATTACATTAAGGACGCAGTGCGAGACACCACAAAGGCTGTAAAGTACCAGAGTAATACACGAAGGGTGAGTGAAAGATACGTCAGTGCCTGCCATCCGTCCTGCATGAGCGTTTGCACATCCCTCTCACTTCCGGCCTTTTTCCATTCCCCCTCCTCATACTGTTATGAGAAGCTTTGTCTGTGTGCTGTCAACATTGTCAATCATTGAGGTGTCTCACAGATATTTGTTTATCGGTCAGTAAGATGTTATtccattaatacatttaaaagctTTCCAaatgcacaagaacaaaccaaGTATAAAAGTTTCTTCTACATTCTCTGGCCACCTCACATACACAAAAAGACAGTCCGACATGAAAATCAACCAACCACAGTTTACCATGACATGCAGGGGAAAATTAATCTGCAAGGTTGAGCTGAAGGTGATCGGAGCGACTCAAGCCAGCAAAGGGACCAGATCAGTGAGGTTGTTGGACAGGAGCTGATGATTCACAGAAGCAGAGGACAGGTCCTGTAGTGAATGACGTACAGCAAGATGGTCTCAAGATTTTCCACATTTGAAGCCAGAATATCTTTAAAAATGCAGACCTATCATGTCTGAACTTGCTGAAAGAGTTTAAAGGTGCATTGTGGAGGATTTTCAGTTACTGTTTGTAAACACAACATTTAGACTAGGCCCCTCCTTCCGGGGTGGGCTCAACTCTGCCAGAAGCCACGCCCCCTGCATCTGACATCATATCAGTTGCCAGATCACATGCTGCCCAACCAGCAGCAGCATCAGTCAAGAACGGAAACTACCTGCGGAACGATGGTAGTTGCATATTGTGTTTATGCATAAATCGCAGTATTTTCTGTGTATATGAAGGAACAGTTAAGgtccgttcacaccaagaatgatacgatagctatattagcgtccacaccagcgaacgataacggtctgtttattctaagctcacGCTGCTGTTTCCAAGTGTGTACAACACGGGTgtgcctcatacgtcctgaaaagtgaagctgacgggctctttgatcgccccctggtggctggatgcagtacaggtcataaaccccgccctctcaatgcagtcgaatgagacttaagttaaaacataaaaataaattatgcttcaaataaaactttccgaaagatggttttggtcatttaaggtagttgttatcacgctgatatatattcaattgttcgtttttgtgataatttagattttagctagcaatttggtgctatagaaacggggcgtgtcgtcgtgattcgaagttgattgacagcttgtctgaggactgtcggagcttcgaggggagattgaagatgtataactaact containing:
- the stx1a gene encoding syntaxin-1A isoform X1; the encoded protein is MKDRTQELRHGKDPEEEDEVAVGIEKGFMDEFFEQVEEIRGFIGSLTEKVEEVKRNHSAILASPNPDEKTKAELEELMTDIKNLANKVRSKLKNIQRTIEQEEALKSEHPSADLRIRKTQHSTLSRKFVEVMSEYNATQSDYRERCKRRIQRQLEITGRNTTNEELESVLESDNPIFSSGIIMDCNITEQAMNEIETRHSEIIKLENNIRELHDMFTDMAMLVESQGELINNIEKNVCNAQEYVEKAKEETKAAVKVQKTSRTKLILIGSCVSVCLLILIISLAIGLT
- the stx1a gene encoding syntaxin-1A isoform X3 — encoded protein: MKDRTQELRHGKDPEEEDEVAVGIEKGFMDEFFEQVEEIRGFIGSLTEKVEEVKRNHSAILASPNPDEKTKAELEELMTDIKNLANKVRSKLKNIQRTIEQEEALKSEHPSADLRIRKTQHSTLSRKFVEVMSEYNATQSDYRERCKRRIQRQLEITGRNTTNEELESVLESDNPIFSSGIIMDCNITEQAMNEIETRHSEIIKLENNIRELHDMFTDMAMLVESQGEMVDRIEYNVERTVDYIKDAVRDTTKAVKYQSNTRRKLILIGSCVSVCLLILIISLAIGLT
- the stx1a gene encoding syntaxin-1A isoform X2, yielding MKDRTQELRHGKDPEEEDEVAVGIEKGFMDEFFEQVEEIRGFIGSLTEKVEEVKRNHSAILASPNPDEKTKAELEELMTDIKNLANKVRSKLKNIQRTIEQEEALKSEHPSADLRIRKTQHSTLSRKFVEVMSEYNATQSDYRERCKRRIQRQLEITGRNTTNEELESVLESDNPIFSSGIIMDCNITEQAMNEIETRHSEIIKLENNIRELHDMFTDMAMLVESQGEMVDRIEYNVERTVDYIKDAVRDTTKAVKYQSNTRRKKIMIIISCVLLAVIVAFIIGGVLA